GGCCGAAACCATATGTTCAACCGGCGGGGTGAACGGGGTGTTCGCGTACGATGTGGGGGTATCGAGCGAGAAGGACGGGGCGGTTTCCGCGACCGGACCACGATATTGCGCGCGGGCGGGATGGCAGGAAAGGACGGCTACGGCCGCCATGATCCAGATGCGCCAGGCAAGGCTGGGGCGCGTGCGCGAAAAAGTGATACGCATTCTGTTCCAGGATGGATGGGATGGAACGCAGAACCGGCAAGGCAGGCGCTTCGCGGGCCTGGAGAACCATCAGGTGACGTGGGGGGCGGTCGGAAGTCAGGAACAATAAGGAATCGTCTTCCTCGTTTTCCGGGAAGCACGCCCCGGCCGGGAAGAAAACGCGAGATCGTTTCTGTGGGTTATGACGATTTTATGTTTGATGTTTTTATGGTGTTGTCATGATCCGTGGTCGCTGGGTCGCGATCCGAAACCAGACCGTATATCGCCGGGGCGACGAGCACGTAATAAACAATTTGCGATGACGGGTCAGGTCGCGCGGTTGCGCGGTGCGGTCCCCAGGGACGTGCCCCCGCGGTTATACAGCATGCTCACTGGGGGAAACGCCGTCTGGAGGACGCCCGTCTTCGGGACGGCCCGCCAGTCCCACCGTTCTACTCCTCGCCCGCCGCGCGGTAGGGCGACAGCGTGTCCAGTTCGGCGATTTCCTGCAGCGTCGCGGCGCGTTCCTCGGCCACGAAATCGGCGACGGCGGCGCGCAGACCGGGATGGGCGATCCAGTGCGCCGAATAGGTGGCGCAGGGGCGGTAGCCGCGCTGGATCTTGTGGTGGCCCTGCGCCCCGGCCTCGACACGCTCCAGTCCGTGGGCGATGGCGAAATCGATGGCGCGATAATAGCACAGTTCGAAATGCAGGAACGGATAGTCGCCGTCGCATCCCCAGTTGCGGCCATATAGCGTGCTCGCCCCCATCAGGTTCAGCGCGCCCGCGACCGGCCGGCCGTCGCGTTCGGCCAGCATCAGCACCACCCGGTCGCCCAGGCGTTCCGACAGCAGGGGGAAGAACGCCCGCGTCAGATAGGCGCTGCCCCATTTGCGATCGACGGTCGAGGTATAGAACCGATAGAAATGCGCCCACAGGTCGGGCGTGATTTCGGCGCCCCGGACGGTGCGGAAGGTCAGGCCGCACTGGTTGGCGTCCCGGCGTTCGCGCTTCAGAACCTTGCGCTTGCGCGACGACAGCGCGGCCAGGAAATCGTCGAAACTGCCATAGCCGCGATTGTCCCAGTGGAACTGCACCCCCAGCCGTTGCAGCCACCCCGCCTCGCCGAACTGCTCGTATTCCTCCTGCGTGCAGAAGGTAGCATGCACCGAGGACAGGCCGAGTTCCCCGCACGCCTGGCGCAGCGCGCCGATCAGCGCCAGCCGCAGGGCGGGGGCATGGTCCGTCCCGTCGGGCAGCGCATCGGGGCGGACCAGCAGGCGTGGCCCCGGCACGGGCGAGAACGGCACCGCGACCTGCAATTTCGGATAATAGTCGCCCCCCGCCTGTTCCAGGGCGCGGGCCCAGGACTGGTCGAAGACATATTCGCCGTAGGAATGCGATTTGGCGTACATCGGCGCCACGGCCAGCACGCGGTCCGCGCCGTCGCGGATGGCGGCATGCTGCGGCAGCCAGCCGGTACGCGGACCGGCCGATCCGCTATCTTCCAGCGCCGAGAGGAAGGCGTGGCTGACGAAGGGATTGTCCGCCCCGGCGCATGCATCCCACTCCGCCGCCGGAATGTCGGCGATGGCGCGATGCAGGCTCAGGCTCAGTTTCGGGGCGGTCACGTTCGTGCGCCCCGGATCAGGCGATCTCGAACAGGCCCTCGACCTCGACGGCGGCGTCCAGCGGCAGGGACGGCACGCCGATGGTCGAGCGGGCATGCCGCCCGGCATCGCCGAAGATCGCGACCGCCAGGTCCGACGCGCCGTTCATGACCGTGGCGTGCTGGGTAAAGCCGGGCACGCAGGATACGAACCCGCCCAGCCGTACCACGCGCCGCACCCGCGACAGGTCGCCCACCGCGGCGCGGACCTGCGCGATCACGTTGATCATGCAGTGGCGCGCGGCATCGACCCCGACCTCGGTCGCGACATCGGCGCCCAGCTTGCCGGTGGCGAACAGCTTGCCGTCGACCAGCGGCAACTGGCCGGAGACGACCAGCAGCGATCCGCTGACGACGGTGCCGACATAGGTTGCGACGGGGACGGGTGGCGTGGGCAGGACGATGCCGTGCCGGTCCAGGCGGGCTTCGGGTGTGCTGTCCGTCATGGGAGACTCCTGTTCAAATGGTCGCGGGCGTTTGTCCGGCCGCAGGGCGGCCGATCAGCCCACCAGCCGCAACCGGCCGCCGCGCCGCCCCCCCGAAGCGCGGCCATCGGGTGCGGCGGGAAAATCCAGCGGCAGCATCGGCGACGGGGCATCGGCGATGTCGTCCTGATGCGGCGCGTCGGGCAGTCTGTGGCCCAGATAGGCATCCGACAAGGCCCGGAACGCATAATCCAGCAGAGAGGTGGCATAGGATGCAACCGAATCCCCCTCCACCGTGCCGGCGGGGCCGAAACGCGTATAGGCGAACGCATCCACATAGGCGTCCAGCGGCGCGCCGTATTGCAGG
This genomic stretch from Gluconacetobacter diazotrophicus PA1 5 harbors:
- a CDS encoding GNAT family N-acetyltransferase; translated protein: MTAPKLSLSLHRAIADIPAAEWDACAGADNPFVSHAFLSALEDSGSAGPRTGWLPQHAAIRDGADRVLAVAPMYAKSHSYGEYVFDQSWARALEQAGGDYYPKLQVAVPFSPVPGPRLLVRPDALPDGTDHAPALRLALIGALRQACGELGLSSVHATFCTQEEYEQFGEAGWLQRLGVQFHWDNRGYGSFDDFLAALSSRKRKVLKRERRDANQCGLTFRTVRGAEITPDLWAHFYRFYTSTVDRKWGSAYLTRAFFPLLSERLGDRVVLMLAERDGRPVAGALNLMGASTLYGRNWGCDGDYPFLHFELCYYRAIDFAIAHGLERVEAGAQGHHKIQRGYRPCATYSAHWIAHPGLRAAVADFVAEERAATLQEIAELDTLSPYRAAGEE
- a CDS encoding RidA family protein, coding for MTDSTPEARLDRHGIVLPTPPVPVATYVGTVVSGSLLVVSGQLPLVDGKLFATGKLGADVATEVGVDAARHCMINVIAQVRAAVGDLSRVRRVVRLGGFVSCVPGFTQHATVMNGASDLAVAIFGDAGRHARSTIGVPSLPLDAAVEVEGLFEIA